In Lycium ferocissimum isolate CSIRO_LF1 chromosome 3, AGI_CSIRO_Lferr_CH_V1, whole genome shotgun sequence, the genomic window AAACACCTGCTTGGGTCATCACCAGCTCAATATCCTTGGGCTCTACGCCTGTCTCGTCTACATCCTCATCGTCCTGAGCCACCGTTGATGGTTCTGGCTTCGATATCACGTTGCTCAAATTAGGAGCCTTGAACTGCTCAGCAGCTTGAGACTGCAGTTGAGAGCTCAAATCCTCAATCTTTGCCTCACCAAATATAACATATGTGTCTGACGCAGGGCTCTTGAAAACATCCGGTTTCGAGATGACAAATAGAATCTGAAACAAGAGAAGACAATATAAGGAGAAAGCTAAGCACTAGAACCAAAAACATGGAAGAGAAAAGGCAACAAAGCAATGACATATATAACTAACATTCTTGCTCTTTTTGACAGTGACACGGCTGACCCCCGGGATTGGCTTCATTCCGAGCTTGATCATAGCTTTTCGGCTCTTCTTCTCGCTCCTGCTCTGCTTTGACCTACCACTACCCCCTGCAATTTGTGATTAGACAATTACAGTATTTATGAGCATTGTGGACCACGGAAGAGAGTTAAACATTCATTTACTCTTCATCATATATTTAGAACAATAGAGATTTCAAGTGACATCTACACAAGGAGAAAACTGGAACCCATTGAGACTTGTTATAACTAAGGTTCAAAAAGATTTCTAACTCTGTTAATTTATGCATGCAAAAGTAACAGCCAAAATATATGGAGAAAGAATCACAAGTATCAACGGAACCAAAAGGAAAAGAGGAAGCAAATAAATACGTGCAGACAAAAAATGAAGTTGATTAAATCAAGCAGGTCAAGTGGATAGACAGTAAAAGCGAATTATTCCAATAACCAAGTTAACTCACATACTTGTATTAATCAAACTCCATAATATTCATGCCTTCAGTgatgagaaaatgaaagaaagattCAATTAAGCTGTTTTCTCTCAGAAGGAATGCACACTTCGAGAAGCATGAAGAGAGACCCAGAATCTCCTCTGACAAGTTTCAAATGGGCACGAGTTAATGTAATATACTCTACTTTCAATAGAACTATGGTCGGAACTGCACAATTCAAACAAAGATTGacaatgatatgatatttctttttctatatATGATCAATGTGAGAGATACTCCAACTTTTCTAATACTCCTTTCATCCCATTTATGTGAGACACTCTCTGGACTGAGTTGTTCTAACTTGTTCAACACACTTATACAACCAGTAAATACAAGTCTCAAGAACTCAAATTCATCGAAGAATCCAACTTTAACTACACACTAAGCTTCCTATCAAATAAAAGGAAATACACAAGCAAAGTCCCTAACCTCCATAGCTAGTTGACTCTAAAATTGTATGAGTGATGGGAAATGCAACTAATACTTTGAAGCCATCATCTTAGAAGAACCAAAAGAATGAATCAGCAAATTTAAGCTCAGAATTATGAAATTATACTTACCTTCAGCATCATCTTCATCTTTGTCATCctcatcatcttcatcttcatcgtcatcatcatcatcctcaataATTGGCTCCTCAGACTACAAAAGAAGATTATACTTGGTTagaaaatgttaaaaaaatatacatgaaGACCAAAACCGCGCTCATTGACAAAAGCTGACATTGAGCACCAACAAATGATAATAGTTCATTACTTCTACCATAAAAGAAGAGGACCAATGAAGTATTTAGATATCACATATAAAATCTGCAAGACTATTTCATTTTTTCTGTTGTTCTCTattgcatatgtgtatatatatctttttccACAAAAATAATCCAATATCCAATAGCAGGTATAACCTTTATAAATACGGAAAATAAGGATGCACCATTTTGATTTATTCATGAAAGAACAAACAGAAGATGCTTAAAAATATTGCAGCAACTACAATATTGGAAGTCTAAATAACTTCATGAAATTTCTCATCTGTATGAAATTCAAGTTCAGCAAGGATTCAAATAAACAAATACAGCTAAATTTAGCTACACTAAAACATTTAACCACATCAACTATTGTACAGATGATAACTACAATTGATATTCGCCCCATTTTTAACTCAATTGGTCTGACTTATAACTTGCGAGCCAACGCCAAATGAACATAaacaaattttaacaattaaTTTTCTTCTACTAAAAGCTTTAACATCCCTCTTTGCTGCCCTCCCCTTTACAATTTCCTACCTACCGCCTTAGAATATCcattacaacaataacaagtTAGAAATCAAAATGCAAGTTCAGCAAAGattcaaatacacaaatatagcTAAATTTAGTTACTCTAAAACATTTAATCACATCAACTATATTCTACAGATGATAACTAAAACTGATATTCCCTTAACTGCTTCAAAAAAGATGATAATTACACCTGAAGCACTAAAACAAGTCACAGAAAGAGTATAAGATCTTCCGATATTGCTCTCAAAAGGACGAATTCAATGTGAGGAGCACATTCCTGCACGTCTCTATATGGCCCGGTTTTTAACTCAATTGGCCCGACTTGCAACTTGTGAGACAACACCAAATGAGCAAATTTTAACAGTTAATTTTTCTCCTGCTCGAAAAGCTTTAACATCCCTCTTTATAATTTCCTACTTACCGCCTTAGATCTCCATCACAACAAGAAGTTAGAAATCAAAAGGCAACTACAATTTTAGCCTATAATTAACCAAAAAATAGAACTTTATGTCTATAAAGTATAAACTACCTTGCGAATTACAATGGAAAAGACCAGGAAGCCACTCTATTAGATCTTGATCATTTACATGGACCtacttttcatttcatttgtgGGAATTCGATGATCTATAAGCCATCCCTAACAGTGGTGGATCCAGGATATTAACTAAGGGGGTTTCAAAACTATAAAGAAGTAAATACGTGAAGAagccaagggggttcaacatctactatatatacataagaaataattttaaccttatataaACAGTTTATTTTTCGCCCACTTGCCCCTtactggctccgcccctggtcCCTAACGAGCGATCGACTCAAACACGTAGCCtcaaaaaactcaaaaatttcactcaaaagATATTGTTTATCATGTCCCATAGTGAACTAGTTAATctctttcacacacacacaagaaAAAAACATCTAATCCAAACTAACAGCTGCCAAAGCAAACTCACTATTTCTATTAACAATCTTAAAAGAttcaaacttttcaaacaaaataCCATCTACAAAGTGAATCATCAATTTTTTTGTGTTATCCTTTATTTATCTTATAGATCCCAATAATTcatttcaagaagaagaaaaaaacaatgaCCACCCCACAAATCAGCAAATCAAACAACACTTAACTCTTAATAGATATAATGAAACTATAAAATCAAGTCAAATTACTAtaaaacctttaaaaaaaaaaatctcacatGCACTAGTAgctaataatattttcagaaCTTCATGTTACATATTTGTAtgggaaaagaagaagaagaagaagaagaagaagaagaagaagagaattaCTTCAATTTTCTGTTGTTCGAGATGAGCGGCTAAGATCTCTTCTTGAGATTGTGCAGTCATGGTTGAGTTTGTGAATAATGAGAGAATTTTAGGTTCTTGAACAACAAGACAATGGTCCTAAAACCCTACTATATACCATGACTTACCTatgacccgacccgacccgaattgAATCATAAAGGATTATATTAAGGGAGCACTAGCTAAGATTCTTTAATCAATGTAAAACAAGGTATAATAAgtgtaataaaaatatatacacgaattatatattaattatacactgtatacatattaaatttataaaaaataaatattcaggtTATCTTTAGGGAAACAAACATAAATGTTCACTGCACATAAAATAATTATCCGGCCCTGGCCCACTTTCTTTCATATTCACAAACTATTTATTTGGATGCCCCTAAAACTATGGTACCATCGTGGTATCTCTTTATATACTATGATGGTATCACATAgaacttttttcattttcccaaAAACAATTACCAGCCCTCTATGATACtcatatggtatgtatataatatactaATATTATAGAGGACCATGTTCATacattcattttaaaaaaaaaaatacaatccTAGACAaatcatgttatatacatatactgagATTGTATCATGGAGTATTGCTTATgtccttcaatgagacactctTCAATCCTCCATGATGctatcatggtatataaatatattgagatGATATTGTGGAGGAGGAATTTGGGTGAGCGGGTACTCGGGTAAATAGTGTCGGCCGAGTGGATAGAAACGAGATTAATTTATAAGGGGGCATTTTCAGGTAATTATTTTGCGCATAGGAGCATTTTGTATTGTTTTCCTTTATCTTTATCTAAATTTTGCATCGGATTGCCCCCTCCCTTGAATAggatgattttaattttttgccacTACTTCTTATTTAATGGAATTTTGTGGGCCAAAATACCCTTATTTATGACCTTTTCACAAGGCATAAATTTAAAGAACTTTTGCCTTGTCCGACATAAGTTttgtaggaattaagttatcCGGCATAGATTGTGTAGTATCTAATTAGCTCAACATAAGTTTAGAAAAATTTTGCATTGTCCGGAAGTTCTGTAGGAACTAAGTTATGTCTTGTAAGGCATAACTTGTGGGTTCGACATATGTTCTGCAGGAGTTAAGTGACATAACTTGTTATGTCTTTTAAGGCATAACTTATATCGTATTATGATACAAAACTATAAACTTATGCtagtcgaatttttttttttttgtaattttttatgtCAAAGGTATTTATGACTACTTTTTCGTTACTTAAAAGTccaaggcaaaaattaaagatcacatATTTAAagcacaaaaattaaataccaccccaAGATATGAGCATTTGTGTGAATGACCCTATCTTTATTAAGTTGTTCTGTAAAGTATAAAAATGGGCCGTGGGGGGTTTTTGCTGGATCCAAGTAGGAAAAAAGGATTTGGGCTCTAAGATCATTTTGTTAGTcccattattttattattttgggcCGCAAGCGTGTTCATGTCTGTTCATAATAATACGCAAATATTATAACAATATTGAGATGGTAGACAAATCCTAGGCCACTTGATTGCTTATGTGTTCTACAAGCTTCCAAATAAATGTATATCAGAAAATGTCCCAAAAGTACCAATGTAAAAATGGAGAGTACACTCACGTTGATGTACTTTAATACTTTATTTACAACAATCTTAAAATAGGTGGAAAAAACTCAATTTTGCATTTTTTGATAGGAATGATTAACCTTTATATAACTTACTAGTTATGTGAGAGGCGTCTTGGCCCAAAACTCAAGATATATAAAAGcggatattttaactaaagaaatataatttgtgttagtacgaagtgtacaacaacaacaacaatcatataccttgtagtcccacaagtgggtagttatatgaaagcaaaattttcattccactcctttaatattttaacttccattttgatgaaattatttaattcaaatcaaatttggaaccgaatttgacattataacttatgtatcctaattttctacgaagttatttagttctaaataaataatctatacatagttaatgaacttttaagacaaatacataatttaacttgtggcGGATGGAGGCACCTCTCTAATcggggattaggggttcgaacatggatatggaaaaaaatctttggaggaagcgctccccgaataggcgcgatgcggtGCGAATTAtccggattaattgggctcgaatgcggatatcgagcaccaatcgaaaaatcaaagaacgtgaaaaatgaggtaggaggttcgatagcttttgaaaagtagactttaaaaacaaaaacaaaaaaattgacataaataaataagattaagacctaaaagtaattaattaaaaagttttaaaaaaatttgaaaattattgtaaggactacaaaagttcCCAggctcgatagcttttgaaaagtagactttaaaaacaaaaaacaaaaaaattgacttaaataaataaaattaggacataaaagtaattaatgaaaaagtttttaaaaatttgggaaattattgtgaggttgaagttatttagttctaaataaataatctatacatagttaatgaacttttaagacaaatacataatttaacttgtgcgacAGATGGAGGCACTtgctcctctcttaattagggattaggggttcgaacatggatatggaaaaaaaatctttggaggaagcgctcctcccgaataggcgcgatgcagtgcgaattatctggattaattgggctcaaatgcggatatcgagcaccaatcataaaatcaaagaacgtgaaaaatgaggtaggaggttcgatagcttttgaaaagtagactttaaaaacaaaaacaaaaaaattgacataaataaataagattaggacctaaaagtaattaattaaaaagttttaaaaaaatttgaaaattattgtaaggactacaaaagtccccgCGGAGCTCGATaggcttttgaaaagtagactttaaaaacaaaaaacaaaaaaacaaaaaaattgacttaaataaataaaattaggacataaaagtaattaatgaaaaagtttttaaaaatttgggaaattattgtgaggactacaaaagtcctcacattccctcttatatataatagtaataaataACTTTTTAAGAGGAGTTAAGAGTTTTCTTTTCAAGTAACACACTTCATAAAATTTTAAGGGATGAGCTCTGATTTATCTTCTAATGCTACTAAAATTTTCCTTGAACTTCTCCATGAACAAAAAGCTGAGGAGGTGTGAAATGAAAGTTCAAGTGGGTTCCACCTAAGTCTACATAAATGCATCAAGAAAGTGTAAAAATCttcccaaaaaacaaaaataacaaaaggagCTAAGCTACATTAATCATAAATATGGAccaattgaaatagccaatttcTGTTAATTTGCTAAAATAACCCACAAACTAAAGAGATCTCCGGGAAAGCAAATACTACAAATTAAATGATCAACAAGTAATTCGAACTTACTTTTACACTTCACCTTAAATTTTTTGTAAGCATTAGTGTTTATTCAATTATGATTTGCCTTCCAGACTTTTATAATCCATAAACAAACAGACGTGTGTCCcactttttatatttatcttCCTTTTCCGATTAATAAGTGGAGTGCTGGTTATTTTGCACCATGCATTGCAATTTATGTATCACTTTAAATTTGTTatgattttgtttttctttatctAGTAATTATGACTTAACTTGTTGATCTAAATAAATCTAAATGAGTGTAAACGATTCTTTTGACATTTCTTGTGGGATCAAGATTGCACAATTGATAGTCCACTTGGTATTTTGATTTCTGTCATATTAAATAGTATGAAATTAATTGAAACACTATTTTTCTTCATTAAGATCTTATTTAGTTGTGGTGagtgatttttccttttttttccttttttttctttttcttgaagttatttcttatttttaagcCTCAGGTTTTCGGAGTACTATGGGATAGTAATAATGTAACCTTACTTACTTTTACACTCTACCTTATATATCTTGTAGGCATTATATGTGTAGTGGATATTCAGTTATGAAGATTTGCCTCCAAGACATTTATGATTATCAAAACAAACAGAATCTCCATATGGTGCCACTTTTTGTATttatcttccttttctcattcACAATTAGTGTAGTGGTGGTTATTTTACGTTTTTGCTCCATGCATTGATGGATTTGGGACTAAATGATAATTCACAATCAACCTCTAAATTAAATCATTCACCACTCAAAGGGTATAGAAACGCTAACGTGAAAGCAATGCTAAATGTTAAGAAATTAATTGTTTGTTCTCTTCTCCATAGTTACATGTTTCAATCAACAATCGTGTATAAATATGCATGCAGATATCTCGAACGAATAGACAACAATCAGCGCATAATGCtcattctttaaaaaaaaaaaaaaaaaaggatcccTTCAAAGTCAATCCACTAATTTCATTTCGAGGTGAAAAATGAGTCAATTTCGAACTAACGAAGTTTTCACCTTTTATGTTTATTGTCAAAATTTCAATTCTCGTCAGTACAACACAAAATTTATTACTATCGCCATTTGGTTATTAGCTGCTATATTATATTGTGGAGGTAGTCAACAAATTACGCAACCTCCACTACTAGAAATTTGTCCTATAGTAGCAGTTCTGCATGCACTTGCGATTAGATTGTTTTTTTAGTTGCTATAGTTCTCTTTTAGCCCGGTTTTGAGTGGTATTACAACGATTGCGTTACAATAGGTCTATTGTGACGGTTAATTGTGACGGTTCCtaaaaccgttgcaatagatTATCCTATCATAGCGGTTTTGCCCTTCAAGATCATTGCAACGGTTATGTGTGTCTGCGGAACGCATTTTAACGTtgcaatatatatttttgcatcGGTTATTCACGCTATTGCAACGC contains:
- the LOC132049196 gene encoding nascent polypeptide-associated complex subunit alpha-like protein 1 translates to MTAQSQEEILAAHLEQQKIESEEPIIEDDDDDDEDEDDEDDKDEDDAEGGSGRSKQSRSEKKSRKAMIKLGMKPIPGVSRVTVKKSKNILFVISKPDVFKSPASDTYVIFGEAKIEDLSSQLQSQAAEQFKAPNLSNVISKPEPSTVAQDDEDVDETGVEPKDIELVMTQAGVSRAKAVKALKAADGDIVSAIMELTN